One region of Pseudomonas sp. B21-040 genomic DNA includes:
- the betI gene encoding transcriptional regulator BetI produces the protein MPKVGMQPIRRQQLIEATLQAVDQVGMGDASIALIARLAGVSNGIISHYFQDKNGLIAATMRYLMTALSESVTLRRQALADDSPRAHLQVIIEGNFDASQVNGPAMKTWLAFWATSMHQPSLHRLQRINDHRLYSNLCCEFRRVLPLDDARTAARGLAALIDGLWLRGALSGDAFDTGQALQIAYEYMDTQLAKRVS, from the coding sequence ATGCCCAAGGTCGGTATGCAACCCATCCGCCGCCAGCAATTGATCGAAGCCACGTTGCAGGCCGTCGATCAAGTCGGCATGGGGGACGCCAGCATTGCGCTGATCGCCCGTTTGGCCGGTGTCTCGAATGGCATCATCAGTCACTATTTTCAGGACAAGAATGGCCTGATTGCCGCCACGATGCGGTATCTGATGACCGCCCTCAGCGAGAGCGTCACCTTGCGCCGTCAGGCGCTGGCAGATGACAGCCCACGGGCGCATCTGCAGGTGATCATCGAAGGCAACTTCGACGCCAGCCAGGTCAATGGCCCGGCAATGAAAACCTGGTTGGCCTTCTGGGCTACCAGCATGCACCAGCCGTCTTTGCACAGGTTGCAGCGGATCAACGATCACCGTCTGTATTCCAACTTGTGCTGCGAGTTCCGCCGCGTATTGCCGCTCGATGATGCGCGCACTGCAGCCCGTGGCCTCGCAGCCCTGATTGACGGGTTGTGGTTGCGCGGCGCGTTGTCGGGAGACGCTTTCGACACCGGGCAGGCGCTTCAGATCGCTTACGAATACATGGATACCCAACTGGCCAAGCGGGTGAGTTAG